Proteins encoded by one window of Centroberyx gerrardi isolate f3 chromosome 21, fCenGer3.hap1.cur.20231027, whole genome shotgun sequence:
- the LOC139913939 gene encoding gap junction alpha-1 protein-like, translating into MGDWSALGKLLDKVQAYSTAGGKVWLSVLFIFRILVLGTAVESAWGDEQSAFRCNTQQPGCENVCYDKSFPISHVRFWVLQIIFVSTPTLLYLCHVFYLMHKEEKLTVKEERLREIQKRGEDVEVPLRKLELKKVKYGIEEHGKVKMKGALLRTYILSIILKSIFEVGFLFIQWYIYGFSLAARYECERFPCPHKIDCFLSRPTEKTIFIIFMLVVSLVSLLLNVIELFYISFKRVKDKMKASENDFHSAGMLRPGVRDVSYIYCNGCPPPSAPMSNLAYNLDTADKTNSCSNYNKQASEQNWTNFSTEQNQLGQTGNSKNNNSSKSNCHSQGFQSSECHSPKGCYELPGKMGTVGKELHLLKQLDRSSSRASSRVRPDDLDI; encoded by the exons atggGGGACTGGAGTGCCCTGGGGAAGCTGCTGGATAAGGTCCAGGCTTATTCCACTGCTGGAGGGAAG gtcTGGCTCTCGGTCCTCTTCATCTTCCGGATCTTGGTGCTGGGTACGGCGGTGGAGTCGGCGTGGGGCGATGAGCAGTCGGCTTTCAGGTGCAACACACAGCAGCCGGGCTGCGAGAATGTCTGCTACGACAAGTCCTTCCCCATCTCCCATGTTCGCTTCTGGGTGCTGCAGATCATCTTCGTCTCCACGCCCACCCTCCTCTACCTCTGTCACGTCTTCTACCTGATGCACAAGGAGGAGAAG ctgACTGTaaaggaggagaggctgagagagatccagaaaagaggagaggatgttGAGGTTCCACTGAGGAAGCTTGAACTGAAGAAG GTGAAGTATGGGATTGAGGAGCATGGGAAAgttaagatgaaaggagcgctgCTGAGAACCTACATCCTCAGCATCATCCTCAAGTCCATCTTTGAG GTGGGCTTCCTGTTCATCCAATGGTATATCTATGGCTTCAGCCTGGCAGCACGCTACGAGTGTGAGCGCTTCCCCTGCCCGCACAAGATTGACTGCTTCCTTTCCCGGCCCACCGAGAAAAcaatcttcatcatcttcatgcTCGTCGTCTCTCtggtctccctcctcctcaatGTCATTGAGCTCTTCTACATCTCCTTCAAGCGGGTCAAAGACAAGATGAAAGCTTCGGAAAACGACTTCCACTCGGCGGGGATGCTGAGGCCGGGAGTTCGGGATGTGTCGTACATCTACTGCAACGGCTGCCCGCCTCCCTCTGCCCCGATGTCCAACCTGGCCTACAACTTAGACACAGCGGACAAGACCAACTCGTGTAGCAACTATAACAAGCAGGCCAGTGAGCAGAACTGGACCAACTTCAGCACAGAACAGAACCAGCTCGGCCAGACGGGGAATAGCAAGAACAACAACAGTAGCAAATCCAACTGCCATAGCCAGGGCTTCCAGAGCTCTGAATGCCACTCTCCAAAGGGTTGCTATGAGCTGCCGGGGAAAATGGGCACAGTTGGAAAAGAGCTACACCTGCTGAAACAGTTGGACCGGTCCAGCAGCAGGGCCAGTAGCCGAGTGCGGCCAGATGATTTAGATATCTGA
- the LOC139913958 gene encoding CD48 antigen-like yields MADRRFPDVIILFFLSGAVNSKAVTQNGILNGSFTLDPGITGIPTYILWKHGSDKAVEWDTKSDFKHREFREFKDKSSLNNITGELTVRGLTKALSGRYNAEFIIQGKLVKFTQEVEVHDPVPQPVVSCVKTSSTTTLHCSAKGHPLQYHWSGPGLEGATWSPMYNVTVITTAEPGNYRCEVKNAVSEKRQDFNTKDCGSAGIVLGVLVCILIAATLLYCFMKRVKHTRQGQRRPSTYHPFISY; encoded by the exons ATGGCAGACAGACGTTTCCCTGATGTTATAATCTTATTTTTCCTTTCTGGAGCAGTGAACA GCAAAGCTGTCACTCAGAACGGAATTCTGAACGGAAGCTTCACTCTGGATCCTGGGATAACTGGGATCCCAACATACATCCTCTGGAAGCATGGATCTGACAAGGCTGTGGAGTGGGACACTAAATCTGACTTTAAGCACCGGGAATTTAGAGAATTTAAAGATAAAAGCTCACTAAACAACATAACAGGAGAGCTGACAGTCAGAGGCCTGACCAAGGCCTTAAGTGGCAGGTACAATGCCGAGTTTATCATTCAAGGGAAACTAGTCAAGTTCACACAGGAGGTGGAAGTGCATG ACCCAGTACCTCAGCCTGTGGTTTCCTGTGTTAAGACCAGTAGCACCACCACTCTCCACTGCTCAGCCAAAGGCCATCCACTGCAGTACCACTGGTCAGGGCCTGGCCTGGAGGGGGCGACATGGAGTCCCATGTACAATGTCACTGTCATTACTACTGCAGAGCCAGGCAACTACAGATGTGAAGTGAAAAATGCAGTcagtgaaaagagacaggaCTTTAACACCAAGGACTGTGGCTCTGCAG GGATTGTGTTAGGTGTTCTGGTCTGCATTCTGATTGCAGCGACTTTGCTCTACTGTTTTATGAAGCGTGTCAAAC ACACCAGACAGGGACAAAGACGGCCCAGCACCTATCATCCGTTCATCTCCTACTGA